The following is a genomic window from bacterium.
AGAGGAAGTTGCTCGAGGCCGGGACGACCCTGGCGCTTGCCGGAGTCCTGGGCGCTCTGGCCATCATCTCCGTGGGCCTGTCCATCCTGGCGGAGCTGGGGTGGCGGATCCCTCTCTCAGGACGGCTTCACGACCTCGTGCTGGCCGGCCCGGCCCGGGAGGCCGCCGCGCTCGGGCTTGTGTTCGTGGCGTTCCTGCTCGTCTACGGCATACTCCCCAACCGGCCGCTTCGCCTCCGGTGGTTGTGGCCCGGCGCGCTCATCGCCGCCGTTCTGTTCGAAGTGGCGAGGCACGCCGCGTTCTGGGGCCTCGCGCTGTTCGCCCAGTACCATCTCGTGTACGGCTCCATGGCCGGGGTCGTCATCTTCCTACTGTGGACGTACGTCACGGCGACCATCCTGCTGATCGGCGCCGAAATCGCGCGATGCCGGGCGCCCCTATCTCCCGGAGGTGAATAGGGTCATGGTCGAGAGGGCCTCAAGAACCGCTCAGGCCCAACGCGCCATGCCAGAACTGCTGGGCGGGCGGCAACTGATCGTTGTCAGCAATCGGGAGCCGTACGCTCACCGCCGGGGCAGGCGGGGCCTCGAGGTGGAAAGCCCGGTCGGGGGGCTCGTGGCCGCGCTCGATCCGGTCCTGCAGGCCACCGGCGGCGTGTGGATCGCCTGGGGGAGCGGCGAGGCCGACTTCGAGGTTGTTGACGCCCACGACTGCATTCAGGTTCCACCCGAAGCTCCGCGCTATACCCTGCGGCGAGTGCGCCTGACCGGCGACGAGGTGGAGCAGTTCTACCGCGGCTACGCGAATCAGTCCATTTGGCCGCTCTTCCATCTGGCCGTGGAGAAGGCCCGGTTCGTCCGCCGGAATTGGACCGCGTATCAGACCGTTAACCGGCGTTTCGCGGACGCGACCTCGAGCATGGTATCCGGTGATGCCCTGGTCTGGATCCACGACTACCATCTTGCGCTTTGCCCTCTCTACCTGCGCCGGGACCGCCCGGACCTCTTCCTGTCCCACTTCTGGCACATCCCCTGGCCGGCCTGGGACGTGTTCCGGATCTGCCCTCAGAGCACCGAACTGATCGAGGGCCTGCTCGCCAACGACCTGTTGGGATTCCACCTCCCGCGCCACGCGGACAACTTCCTCGACTGTGCCGAGCGCGAGCTGGGTGCCGAGGTAGACCGAGAGGAAGGTCTTGTCGAGTACCACGGGCGTTACACCAAAGTGCAGGCACTTCCCATCAGCATAGACCAGGACAGATGGGGACGGATGGCGGAATCTCAGGAATGCGAGCGGTGGATGGCCCGGTTGCGCCATCGCTTCCGCCTGGCCGATCGGTTCATCGGGGTTGGCGTTGATCGTCTTGACTATACCAAGGGAATCCCCGAACGGCTGCGTGCCATAGAGGTCCTCTTTCAACAGGCACCGGGTGTTCGCGGCCGGTTCGTCTTCATTCAGAAGTCCGAGCCCAGCCGTACGCGGATCAAGGCCTACCGCGACCTGCAGAGCCACGTTGAGGCTGAGATCGAGCGGATCAACTCGCTCTACGGAACAGAGACCTGGCAGCCCATAGTTCACATTCCCCGCCCTCTGCCCGCCGCAGGGATGGCGGCGCTCTACCGGATGGCCGATGTCTGCATGGTGACCTCCCTCCAGGATGGGATGAACTTGGTCGCCAAGGAGTTCATAGCTTCACAGGTCGATTGCCGGGGGGTGCTGGTTCTAAGCGAACTGGCCGGAGCCGCGGACGAGGCGCCCTGGTCGCTCACGATCAACCCGTTTGATTCCGAGGGCGTCGCCGAAGCACTGCAACGGGCACTGCGCATGCCGCCGGCAGAGCGCCAGGAACGCATGCGGCACATGCGGGGCCACCTGCAGCAGCACGACGTCTATCACTGGATGGAGCAGCACTTCCGTGCCGCGGCGCGCCTGCTGGCCACGAGAGCGGCAACCAGATCCGTGTTCGCGGACATGGAGCAGATCCGGCAGCAAGTCACGGCACGTGATCATCTGGCGGTGCTCGTGGACTTCGATGGGACCCTTGCCCCGATCTCAGACCGCCCGGATGATGCGAGCCCGCCTCCGCTGGCGCGCGCGGTCCTGGCACGTCTGGCTCAGCGTCCGAGGTGCCTCGTAGCCGTCATCAGCGATCGTGCCCTGGACGACCTGAGGGAGCGTATGGGCCTGACGGGCATTACTTATGTGGGCAGCCTTGGCTTCGAGATCGCCGGTCCGGGCTGGAGGTCCGAGCGGCGGCAGACCGCGGAGGTTCGGGCCCTCATCGCGTCCTGCAGTCAGCGACTGAGGATCCGGCTGCGGGTCGTGCAAGGCGCCACCGTTGAGGATAGGGGCCTCACCGCCACCGTCTACCACCGTATGGTCCAGCGCGACCAAATCGAGACCATCCGCCAGGCCGTGCTGGAGGAGGTCGGGCGCGTGCCCCCCGGGAAGCTTGTGCTCCGGCGCGGGAAGATGGCGATAGAGATCCGGCCGGCGGTAGATTGGGACAAGGGACAGGCCGCCCTGTGGCTGCTGGAGCACGTCCTGGGCAAGGATTGGCGTGCGCGGTGCGCCGTGCTGTACGCGGGGGATGACCGTACGGATGAGGACGCCTTCCTGGTTCTTGCAAACGATGGCGTCACCATCAAGGTGGGCGCCAGTCCCTATCCTACCGCTGCCAGGCATGCCGTCCGCAACGTGGCCGAGCTACAGGAGCTACTGGAGGCTATCTGGAGCTGGGTCCAGCCCCCGGTGAGCCCGCACTAGCAGCAAAGGGCCGGTCCACCGGAAACAGCTCGATCCACACCGGCCCCCGGGGCAGCACCACGGGACCGCCGCCTGCGGTCTGAAGCGCCAGCGGCCTGTCCTTGGACCTTCGCCAGGCTCCCTCCACGAGGCGGCCTTCGGTGATGATGGCGAGGCGCCCTGTGCCGATCAGGGTGATCTTGCTGCTCGGGGCTCCCTGCTCCATCACGTCTCGCCACTGCACGAACGCGACCAATACCGATGCCGGAGCGATCTGCCTGCCGTCCGCATCCAGGTGAGGGCGGCCGTCCTGGTCGCGTAGATACCGGCGCCGCCCGGCATCGTAGCGGTAGCGGACCGCGTAGGGCGGTCCGTAGTCGAGCACGACTACATCAGAAGGCGTGGCGTCGGGTAGCACCAACTGAGGCGCAACCTCCATGGAGTAAGGCACACTAACGGGCCGCACGTTCATCGGCTTCTTATGCAATTCGGCGCGCAGGCGGTCGAGCCGCGTGTAGAGGTTGTGGGGCATCTTGCGCGAGGGATCGCGCCAGAACGGCCCCGATGCCCAGAACTCGTTAATGACGGGGAACTTCTGCGCCCGGATTGACGCCAGCGCTTCCGCGCTGTGGCCGGCGTGTACCAGGATCGCGCCCAGGTCCGAGGCGATCTCCAGCATGTACTGCCGCGCGCTGCGTACCGGGCCGATCGACGTGGGGGTGTCCCCGCAGTAGGAGGCAAGGAAGCGCGTGATGCGCGCCTCGGTTGGGAGCGCGTAGACCAGGCACGCCTCGGCCAGCCCTGACTGCGGCCGGGCTTGCGGGGTATTCTCGATCACGACCAGGAACGGCGTCTCTCCGTCTGCGCCGGGGATGAACACGCGCTCGGCTTCGGGCAGCGCCGGCGCCTCGGGCGGCGCCACCGCCTCGGGAGCGGAATGCCGTGCCTGGGGGTTCGTGTCACGCCACGCGACTATCCCAGCGGCGAGCACCACCGCAACGGTCGCCGACCAGATTGCAGCTCTTTGCTTGTGGCCCATGGGTGAGTAACATTATAGCGGCGGGAACGCCCTGCCGCGACCGCATGGAGGTGGAGCATGCCAGATGCACGATACGAACGCACCCTAGTCTTCCTGAAGCCGGACGGCGTCCAGCGCGGGCTGATCGGGAAGATCGTGGGGAGGTTTGAGGGTGCGGGGTTGAAGGTGATCGGCCTGAAGATGATGCGGGCGACGCCCGAGCTGCTGGAGCGCCACTACCCATCGGACGAAGGATTCCTGCGCACCATTGGCGGCAAGACGCGCGAGGCGTTTGAGGCCGCGGGCCTGGACGTCCGGCGCGAGGCGGGCACCGATGACCCTCTGGCCATCGGGCAGAGGGTGCGGCGGTGGCTGATTGAGTTCGTGGCGTCCGGGCCGGTGGTCGCGTTTGTACTGCAGGGCACGCACGCCGTCTCGGTTACCCGGAAGATGGTCGGCGACACGCTGCCCTATCGGGCCGCGCCGGGAACAATCAGAGGCGACCTGTCCGCCGACTCACCGACCGTCGCCAACCTCCAGAAGCGCCCCGTGCGAAATCTGGTCCACGCCTCGGGGACGCTCGATGAAGCCGAGGCCGAGATCGGGATGTGGTTCTCTCCCCAGGAGCTGTATGACTACCGCAGGGTGGACGAGGAGATCATCCTAGGGTAGCGCTTCTCCAAGCACCCATCCGCTGCCTGAGAGCACCTCGCCGGGCCGGGGATCGGCCGGCAGGACCCCACGGTCGGCCACCAGCGAGAGGGTGGCCCCGGCCGTGGCGATGCGCATCCACCAGAACCGCTCGCCGGTGGCCACGTTGGTCAGCTCGTGTGACTCGCTGACGTACCCTGTCACCAAGGCCGTCGCGTCGGCGTCGCCGGAGGGCTCGTCCGCGCCGTGGTGGATGCTCGACGCGAACGACTGCACCGGGGGGCGGTACGAGTGCTCCCTGACCGCCTCGTAGGCGCGCGCATCCGCGTACAGCGTGGCCTCGTGCAGGATCACGGCGAGGCGTATCGTGATAACGTTCTCCGGGTGCAGGTGCTGCTTGACGGCAAGGTAATTCACCAGATCAACCCGCAGCGGGAAGGCCCCGGAGTACGGCTCGTCCTCCTCGGTGGGATTGAGCCAGCCGTCAATCCAGCCTTCAAATCCGTCGTAGTCGGAAGGGCCGGCGCCGGTCAGCGCGATGCGGCAACTGTCGTCGCCGGCGAAGAACGGGGTGGCGATCAACGCCTCCCCTGCCTCGTGGGTCTGTACCCAGATCTCGGGCCCCCCACCCGGAGCCCACCTCACCAGCGTATGCCTGCCTTCACTTGCGATGCGGCTGCCGGCCTGCGCGGCCCGCCGCGCAAGCGCCCAATACTCGCGCACCTCGCGCACTGGGAAGCCGATGGCTGTGAAGTGGCTGGACATGGTCGCCATGAAATCCTTTCCCGGAGCGGCGCGGTATTCCTCCAGGGAGGTAATCCGAGGCCGCGGAAGAACAATGTGTCTGGACCGCCATCCGATGGAAGGGGGCGATCAGTGGTGCGCATCCGCTACCTGGTGGTCGTGGCCCTGGGGGTTGTCCTAGCAGCGGGCATCGCCGCGCTGTTGGTGACGATCGTCGTCCGGCAGCAGGAATCCCGCCTCACCTACTTCAGGGTCGTGGATGTGGCGGAGAACGAGCCTGACCCCGCGGTCTGGGGCCGCAACTTCCCCGATCAGTACGAGGCGTACCTGAAGACGGTACGGACCTCTGAGCTTGTCAAGTACAGCGCCTACGGGCGCTACGGTGGATCCGAGGCGTTCTCAAAGCTCGACAAGTACCCTGACCTTGTCAGGATCTTCGCCGGGTACGCGTTCAGCGTTGAGTACCGCGAGGAGCAGGGACATCTCCAAGCGATGAAGGCCGTGCAGGAGACGAAGCGGCTAGGCGATGCGAAGCCGGGCACCTGCATGACCTGCAAGTCGAGCGATGTGCCCCGGTTGATGAAGTCGCTCGGCGCGGCCCAGTTCTACGCCACCCCGATGAAGGAGCTGATTGAAAAGAACAACATCAAGCACGCAATCTCCTGCGCCGACTGCCACGACGCCAAGACGATGGCCCTTCGCGTGACCCGGCCGGCGTTCATCGAGGCGATGAAGGTCCGGGGGATTGACGTGGGCGCATCTTCCAGGCAGGAGATGCGGACCTACGTGTGCGCACAGTGCCACGTGGAGTACTACTTCCGGGGCAAGACCGAAAAGTACCTGGTGTTCCCCTGGGCCAAGGGTTTGAAGATCGAAGACATTGAGGCCTACTACGACGAGATCAAGTTTTCCGACTGGCAGCACGAGATTACCAGGGCGCCGATGGTCAAGATCCAGCATCCCGAGTTCGAGCTGTGGTCCAGCGGGAACCACGCCCGCTCCGGCGTGGGCTGCGCGGACTGCCACATGCCCTACAAGAGGGTGGGGTCGGTCAAGATCACCGACCACTGGATCCGCTCGCCGCTGCTCAACGTGCAGAACGTCTGCACGACCTGCCACCGCCAGTCCGAAGCCGAGATGCGCGCGCGCGTCCTGGAGGCCCAGGACCGGACCTACCAATTGTTGACGCAGGCGGAACGGGCGATCGTTGACGCCATGGCCGCGATAGAGAAGGCGATGGCCGAGGGCGTCACGGATCAGGACCTGGCCGGAGCCCGCGGGCTGCACCGCAAGGCGCAGATCCGCTGGGACTTCATCAGCGCGGAGAACAGCATGGGCTTCCACAGCCCGCAGGAGGCCGTCCGGATCCTGGGCGACGCGATTGACCACGCCAGGCAGGCCGAGATCGCCGCGCTCAAAGCACCCCGACCGAAACGGTAGCGGGAACCCGTGCGCCCCTGGGCAGTAACCGGCTTGGCGCTGGCCTTCCTGGCCGGCAGCGTCCTCGGCTTGGGCGCGTACACGTTCGTGTACGGCAAGGGCTACTCATACCTGCTCGACGACCCCGCCGCCTGCGTCAACTGCCACATCATGCGCGACAACTACGACGCCTGGGCAGTCGCGACGCACCGGACCGTGACGTGCAACCAGTGTCACGTTCCAAAGGGATTGGCGGCCAAGTACCTGGCCAAGGCAAGGAACGGCTTCCTGCACTCGTACGCCTTCACGTTCAAGGACGTTCAGGTGATTCGGATCAGGCCGTTGAACCAGCGGGTTCTCGAGGCGAACTGCCAGGCCTGCCACGCGCGCATGGTCGCGCTCGTCGAGCCGTACGGCCCGCAGCCGTCGAAGCTGTGCTTCGCGTGCCACAGGGGCGTGGGGCACGGGTTCTAGCCGCCGGCGGCGAAGTAGTCCTCGTCGAGGATCGCGTACCGGATCGTGTCGTGCCACCGGCCTTCCGCCCAGATGCGCTTGCGAAAGACGCCTTCGCGCTTGTAGCCTGCCTTCTCCAGTGCCTGCTGGCTGGCCTGGTTCTCGGCGAGCGCCTCGGACTCGAGCCGGTGCAGGTTGAGGGTTTCGAAGGCGAACTTCGTGCGCACCCGCATCACGTCGGTGGCATAGCCCTGCCCCCAGGCGTCCCTGTCTCCGATCACGATGCCGCTGGTGGCCCGCCGCTGCCTCCAGTCTATGCCGTGGAGGCCGGTGAAGCCGATGTGCCGGTTGCGCTCGTCGTGGATCGCCCAGGCATAGTCGGTATCCCGCTTCTGCACCTTCTGGAACCACTCTTCCTCCATCCCCGGGGTCACGCCGGTGGAGAGGTTGAGATACCGCGTGACCTCCGGGTCGTTCATCCAGCGCAGCGCATTGTCGAAGTGCATCGAGCGGTCCACAGGAATCAGCCGCACCTTCTCACCACGCAGCCCCACGATCTCCATCGTTGATCCTCCTTCCGCCGGCGTGGCGCCGCAGGTACTCCTGGTAGGCGCCCGGGAAGTGCTTCCGGTAGAGAGCCAGGTTGAATCCCTCGTCCACATCCGAGGTGCGCCACAGTTCGTGGAGCGCCCCATAGTCAAGGTCGGCGACCACGATCTCCTCCTGATCCCACGACGCCGCCTGCGCCAGGACGCCGGATCCGTCCGGGGTCAGCTCGACCGGAGCCAGGATCGCGCTCCGGCCTGTGATCGTCATTCCCAGGAAGCGACCCACCATCGCGGCGTGTATCCCGTAGGTGAGACTCTCCTGCACGCGCGGCCACAGCCCGCGCAGCGCCTTCCACTCGTTGTAGGTGCCCTCCTGCACGTCGCACGCCGGGATCAGGATCACCTCTGCTCCCAGGCCTGCTAGGATGCGCGACGTCTCGAAGTACGTGGCGTCCATGCAGATCGGGAACCCCAGGGCGCCCACCGGAGTGCGCACGACGCGCAGATCGTCCCCTGCCTCCAGGCCCCACGATGCCTCCAGCGGCAACAGGTGGCACTTCACCTGCTGCCCGAGCAGCGTTCCGTCCGGACCAAAGAGGTAGCCGACATTGCGCACGGCCCCGTGCTCGTCCGGCAGCATCGCGCTCCCGCTGGCGACGTAGACACCCAGCCTGCGCGCCACTTCCGAGAAGGTCGTCATGTAGGCGGTCCGGACCGCCGGGCCGATGAAGCGCAGGATATCGGCCAGCCTGACGCCCGGCCCGGCCACCGCGCCGGTCGCCTGCGCGAGCGAGACATCGTCGGCCAGGCCGTCGAGCCCGGGCAGGAGCCCCACCAGGTGCGTGCCGCTGTCCTCCGGGAAGACGATCAACTGCGCGTCCAGGGCCGCGGCGTTGCGCGCGCGCGAGGCAATCATCTGCGCGTATTCGGAGGCGTCGCCGATGAGCCGCAGCCGCATCTGTACCGCGGCAACCCGCACCCTGGCCGAGGGCGGCGAGGTGCACGGTGGTAGCGATGAGCAGTTGTCCGTGCGTTCGAGCCGCATGCGGTCGAGCGCAGCACGGATGAGACCGGGCCGGGTGCGCCAGCCGAGCCAGTGTCGAAAGGCAGCTTCGCGCAGCCGCGCGCTAAGGCCCATCACTCACCCCGCCACCGTTCGTAGATCGCCGGCAGATAGCGGGCGTAGAGCACCGGGTTGAGTTGGGAGAAAATGTCGTAGGCGCGCACCACCTCTTGCAGCGCCGCCACGTCGAGATCCGTGGTGAGCAGACAGTCCCCCTCGCGGTCCAGGACGGCCAGCCAGCCGGTCTCGCCGGCGGTCATCTCCACCGGCGCGACCGCCGCGGTACGGGACTGCCAGCGCACGCCGGCAGCGGCTCCGCACAGGCCGGCCTCTACCCCGAAGACCTGGTTCTGTTGAACCTGCTGCCATAGGCCGCGCCACTGGTGCCGTTCCCCGTACGGAGGAGAGACCGCGACAGGACACGCCAGAACCACGGCGTCCTGCAGCGCCAGGATCCGCGCCGCTTCCGGGTACCACAGATCGGTTCCGATGAGGATGCCGACCCGGCCCGACGGGGTGTCGGCGGGTCGCAACTCATCCCCGGGTACCCATCCCAGGTGCCGCTCGGCCGCGGTGAGGTGCGTCTGGACCTGCCAGCGCACCACCCTGCCGTCCGGCGTGATGAGGGGCGCCGCGTGGTGCCAGGCGCCGGGTGGCCGGCTGCCGGGTAGCCCGCCGTGCGGCCCGGTGCTGCCGTTGCCGCCCGGGGCCGGCACGCCGGTCGGCCACACCACCGTGCCTGGGAGCAGCGTCACGTGATACCCCGACGCCAGGCGGCGCGCTGCCCGCAACCACTCGCCCGCCGCATCGGCCACCTCTGCCGTGCGTTCCTGGGGCCAGGGCTCCAAGAAGGGACAGTCCATGCCAAGCGAGCCGGCCACATATAACGTGCCTGTATGGGCCGGGAAGATCACCAGCTGCGAACCAGCACCGGCGGCCGCCTCGACGAACCGGGCGGTGGCGGTCAGCACGGTCCTGGTTGTGCCCAGGCCTCCGGCGTCCAGTTGCACCGCGGCGCACCGGATGTTGCTCATCGCGCACCCCGGATCCGCCAGATCAGCCCCGAACCTATCAGCAGGTAGACCGCTCCGGCCACCAGCAGCACCACATACCCCAGATTCGGTTCCCGCAGATTGAACTTGTCGAGCAGCGGGCCTCCGAGCAGCGGCGCCAGCACTTGAGGAAGTGTTGTCGCGATGCCCCATATCCCCATGTCCTTGGCGGCCGCGGTCTCCCGCGACGGCAGCACGTCGGTCGCCAGCGCCCAGTCCACGCTGATGAACGCGCCGTAACCCAGGCCGAAGACCACGGAGAAGCCCAGCAGCAGTGGGAAGCTCGGCGCGGTGAGGAACAACAGGCAGGGCGCGGCCATCAGCACCGCGGAAGCGCACACGATGCCCCGCCTTCCCACACGGTCCGAGAGCCAGCCCGCTAGGAACGCACTGGCCAGCGCGCCGATCACCACGACGGCGCTCACGGTCCCGGTCGCCTCCTTGAAGCGGGCGATGCCCATGAAGTCCTTGAGGAAGTACTGGAGGAAGTTGAACACGGTATAGAAGCCCATCAGTACGAACAGGCGCGAGACGAACAGCCACGCGAAGTCCGGGTGCCGGCGCGGGTCCACCCAGAACCCGCGCAGAAACCTTCCCATATCGAACGGGCCGGCGGGCTGGGGCCGGGCCTCGCGCACGCGCCAGACCGTGATCGCCAGTGTCACGGCGAGGACCGCCGCGATCAGCCAGTAGACCTGGGCCCGGTAGCCGCGCTCCATTAGTATGCCGGCGGCCACCGCCGCGGCGATGGTCCCCAGCATGGTCATCAGCCCCATCCATCCCGACGCCACGCCGCGTTGATCGTCTGGGACCAGGTCGGGGATGAGGCCGCTGTAGGCAGATCCGCCCAGATTGTTGGAAAACTGCACCAGCCAGTA
Proteins encoded in this region:
- a CDS encoding bifunctional alpha,alpha-trehalose-phosphate synthase (UDP-forming)/trehalose-phosphatase produces the protein MVERASRTAQAQRAMPELLGGRQLIVVSNREPYAHRRGRRGLEVESPVGGLVAALDPVLQATGGVWIAWGSGEADFEVVDAHDCIQVPPEAPRYTLRRVRLTGDEVEQFYRGYANQSIWPLFHLAVEKARFVRRNWTAYQTVNRRFADATSSMVSGDALVWIHDYHLALCPLYLRRDRPDLFLSHFWHIPWPAWDVFRICPQSTELIEGLLANDLLGFHLPRHADNFLDCAERELGAEVDREEGLVEYHGRYTKVQALPISIDQDRWGRMAESQECERWMARLRHRFRLADRFIGVGVDRLDYTKGIPERLRAIEVLFQQAPGVRGRFVFIQKSEPSRTRIKAYRDLQSHVEAEIERINSLYGTETWQPIVHIPRPLPAAGMAALYRMADVCMVTSLQDGMNLVAKEFIASQVDCRGVLVLSELAGAADEAPWSLTINPFDSEGVAEALQRALRMPPAERQERMRHMRGHLQQHDVYHWMEQHFRAAARLLATRAATRSVFADMEQIRQQVTARDHLAVLVDFDGTLAPISDRPDDASPPPLARAVLARLAQRPRCLVAVISDRALDDLRERMGLTGITYVGSLGFEIAGPGWRSERRQTAEVRALIASCSQRLRIRLRVVQGATVEDRGLTATVYHRMVQRDQIETIRQAVLEEVGRVPPGKLVLRRGKMAIEIRPAVDWDKGQAALWLLEHVLGKDWRARCAVLYAGDDRTDEDAFLVLANDGVTIKVGASPYPTAARHAVRNVAELQELLEAIWSWVQPPVSPH
- a CDS encoding nitrilase-related carbon-nitrogen hydrolase — encoded protein: MGLSARLREAAFRHWLGWRTRPGLIRAALDRMRLERTDNCSSLPPCTSPPSARVRVAAVQMRLRLIGDASEYAQMIASRARNAAALDAQLIVFPEDSGTHLVGLLPGLDGLADDVSLAQATGAVAGPGVRLADILRFIGPAVRTAYMTTFSEVARRLGVYVASGSAMLPDEHGAVRNVGYLFGPDGTLLGQQVKCHLLPLEASWGLEAGDDLRVVRTPVGALGFPICMDATYFETSRILAGLGAEVILIPACDVQEGTYNEWKALRGLWPRVQESLTYGIHAAMVGRFLGMTITGRSAILAPVELTPDGSGVLAQAASWDQEEIVVADLDYGALHELWRTSDVDEGFNLALYRKHFPGAYQEYLRRHAGGRRINDGDRGAAW
- a CDS encoding GNAT family protein, whose translation is MEIVGLRGEKVRLIPVDRSMHFDNALRWMNDPEVTRYLNLSTGVTPGMEEEWFQKVQKRDTDYAWAIHDERNRHIGFTGLHGIDWRQRRATSGIVIGDRDAWGQGYATDVMRVRTKFAFETLNLHRLESEALAENQASQQALEKAGYKREGVFRKRIWAEGRWHDTIRYAILDEDYFAAGG
- a CDS encoding DUF3048 domain-containing protein, which produces MGHKQRAAIWSATVAVVLAAGIVAWRDTNPQARHSAPEAVAPPEAPALPEAERVFIPGADGETPFLVVIENTPQARPQSGLAEACLVYALPTEARITRFLASYCGDTPTSIGPVRSARQYMLEIASDLGAILVHAGHSAEALASIRAQKFPVINEFWASGPFWRDPSRKMPHNLYTRLDRLRAELHKKPMNVRPVSVPYSMEVAPQLVLPDATPSDVVVLDYGPPYAVRYRYDAGRRRYLRDQDGRPHLDADGRQIAPASVLVAFVQWRDVMEQGAPSSKITLIGTGRLAIITEGRLVEGAWRRSKDRPLALQTAGGGPVVLPRGPVWIELFPVDRPFAASAGSPGAGPSSR
- a CDS encoding ammonia-forming cytochrome c nitrite reductase subunit c552 is translated as MVRIRYLVVVALGVVLAAGIAALLVTIVVRQQESRLTYFRVVDVAENEPDPAVWGRNFPDQYEAYLKTVRTSELVKYSAYGRYGGSEAFSKLDKYPDLVRIFAGYAFSVEYREEQGHLQAMKAVQETKRLGDAKPGTCMTCKSSDVPRLMKSLGAAQFYATPMKELIEKNNIKHAISCADCHDAKTMALRVTRPAFIEAMKVRGIDVGASSRQEMRTYVCAQCHVEYYFRGKTEKYLVFPWAKGLKIEDIEAYYDEIKFSDWQHEITRAPMVKIQHPEFELWSSGNHARSGVGCADCHMPYKRVGSVKITDHWIRSPLLNVQNVCTTCHRQSEAEMRARVLEAQDRTYQLLTQAERAIVDAMAAIEKAMAEGVTDQDLAGARGLHRKAQIRWDFISAENSMGFHSPQEAVRILGDAIDHARQAEIAALKAPRPKR
- the nrfH gene encoding cytochrome c nitrite reductase small subunit, whose amino-acid sequence is MRPWAVTGLALAFLAGSVLGLGAYTFVYGKGYSYLLDDPAACVNCHIMRDNYDAWAVATHRTVTCNQCHVPKGLAAKYLAKARNGFLHSYAFTFKDVQVIRIRPLNQRVLEANCQACHARMVALVEPYGPQPSKLCFACHRGVGHGF
- a CDS encoding YihY/virulence factor BrkB family protein; the protein is MGLIRATYRSFLEDDCTFAAASIAYYALLSIFPFLLAVAAVSTHFLEHERVQSAIQETLRAYLPPRAHAVILENVQEAIRLRGPVGVAAVIAYLWSASAAVGAVRHTLNRIWDVKRSRPFWQRKLLEAGTTLALAGVLGALAIISVGLSILAELGWRIPLSGRLHDLVLAGPAREAAALGLVFVAFLLVYGILPNRPLRLRWLWPGALIAAVLFEVARHAAFWGLALFAQYHLVYGSMAGVVIFLLWTYVTATILLIGAEIARCRAPLSPGGE
- a CDS encoding MFS transporter, producing the protein MEPRRRMSTGNLLSLSLYWFGLNFHWGALLAIVIPAEVLRFVPDAEKGRALSLVFAGGAAIAMIVMPIAGALSDCSRAAMGRRRPFMLVGGILNVAALAWMGASPTLTAFVAAYWLVQFSNNLGGSAYSGLIPDLVPDDQRGVASGWMGLMTMLGTIAAAVAAGILMERGYRAQVYWLIAAVLAVTLAITVWRVREARPQPAGPFDMGRFLRGFWVDPRRHPDFAWLFVSRLFVLMGFYTVFNFLQYFLKDFMGIARFKEATGTVSAVVVIGALASAFLAGWLSDRVGRRGIVCASAVLMAAPCLLFLTAPSFPLLLGFSVVFGLGYGAFISVDWALATDVLPSRETAAAKDMGIWGIATTLPQVLAPLLGGPLLDKFNLREPNLGYVVLLVAGAVYLLIGSGLIWRIRGAR
- a CDS encoding nucleoside-diphosphate kinase, which codes for MPDARYERTLVFLKPDGVQRGLIGKIVGRFEGAGLKVIGLKMMRATPELLERHYPSDEGFLRTIGGKTREAFEAAGLDVRREAGTDDPLAIGQRVRRWLIEFVASGPVVAFVLQGTHAVSVTRKMVGDTLPYRAAPGTIRGDLSADSPTVANLQKRPVRNLVHASGTLDEAEAEIGMWFSPQELYDYRRVDEEIILG
- a CDS encoding carbon-nitrogen hydrolase family protein; the encoded protein is MSNIRCAAVQLDAGGLGTTRTVLTATARFVEAAAGAGSQLVIFPAHTGTLYVAGSLGMDCPFLEPWPQERTAEVADAAGEWLRAARRLASGYHVTLLPGTVVWPTGVPAPGGNGSTGPHGGLPGSRPPGAWHHAAPLITPDGRVVRWQVQTHLTAAERHLGWVPGDELRPADTPSGRVGILIGTDLWYPEAARILALQDAVVLACPVAVSPPYGERHQWRGLWQQVQQNQVFGVEAGLCGAAAGVRWQSRTAAVAPVEMTAGETGWLAVLDREGDCLLTTDLDVAALQEVVRAYDIFSQLNPVLYARYLPAIYERWRGE